From a single Anaeromicrobium sediminis genomic region:
- the sleB gene encoding spore cortex-lytic enzyme, producing the protein MKNRRLFLLVALLVLISFVGLDSHARTLYWGNSGDDVKRVQERLIEWGYLRGKADGVFGNATYNAVVYFQKKNGLKADGVVGTYTLKQLGLYNELSRDTGISNKGVNTIVKKAQEILKTKGYYAGTADGIYGDGTYEAVTKFQRDNGLVVDGYIGPATRKALGMDSVPADKNYKASNGGITNDNDVKLLAMVINGEARGEIYTGKVAVGAVVLNRVKHPSFPNSIAGVVYEPGAFTAVDDGQIYLDPQNDSYKAAKDALNGWDPTGGCIYYWNPKTAQNKWMLSKTPLITIGNHSFAK; encoded by the coding sequence ATGAAAAATAGAAGGCTTTTTTTATTAGTTGCCCTACTGGTTTTAATTAGCTTTGTAGGATTGGATTCCCATGCTAGAACCCTTTATTGGGGAAATTCAGGAGATGATGTAAAAAGGGTACAAGAAAGACTCATAGAGTGGGGGTATTTAAGGGGAAAAGCTGATGGTGTATTTGGAAATGCTACGTATAATGCAGTAGTATATTTTCAAAAGAAAAATGGACTAAAGGCTGATGGTGTAGTAGGTACATATACCTTAAAGCAATTAGGCCTTTATAATGAATTAAGTAGGGACACGGGAATTAGTAATAAAGGTGTAAATACTATTGTTAAAAAGGCACAAGAAATATTAAAAACTAAGGGATATTACGCAGGAACTGCTGATGGTATTTATGGAGATGGTACTTATGAAGCTGTAACAAAGTTTCAAAGGGACAATGGATTGGTTGTAGATGGGTATATAGGCCCTGCCACTAGGAAAGCGTTAGGTATGGATTCCGTTCCAGCAGATAAAAACTATAAAGCATCTAATGGGGGGATTACCAATGATAATGATGTGAAACTTTTAGCTATGGTTATAAATGGAGAAGCAAGGGGAGAAATATATACGGGTAAGGTTGCTGTAGGAGCAGTAGTATTAAACAGAGTAAAACATCCATCCTTTCCAAATTCCATAGCTGGAGTAGTATATGAACCAGGAGCTTTTACTGCAGTAGATGATGGACAAATATATTTAGATCCTCAAAATGATTCTTATAAGGCTGCTAAGGATGCACTAAATGGATGGGACCCTACAGGAGGATGCATATATTATTGGAATCCTAAAACAGCTCAGAATAAGTGGATGTTATCAAAAACTCCTCTAATTACAATTGGGAATCATTCGTTTGCAAAATAG
- a CDS encoding MBL fold metallo-hydrolase — protein MKLKRFVVGSLDTNAYVIYDEDSLKGCIIDPGDNGKVISNFIDQKNILLESIILTHCHYDHIGAVEYLRNKYKSKVYIHELDEDGLISSEINRSKYHNKGIEFKGHIRLKEKDIINVGSINMEVIHTPGHTPGSICLYIKKEKIIFTGDTIFDTDIGRMDLPGGSVRDMAYSLDKLDKRLNNDVTIYPGHDISATMEYVRKHNREFLEYKK, from the coding sequence ATGAAATTAAAGAGGTTTGTTGTAGGTAGTTTAGACACTAATGCTTATGTAATATATGATGAGGATAGTCTTAAAGGATGTATAATCGATCCAGGGGATAATGGAAAAGTAATAAGTAATTTTATAGATCAAAAAAATATTCTTTTGGAGAGTATAATATTAACCCATTGTCATTATGATCACATAGGAGCAGTAGAGTATTTACGAAATAAATATAAATCAAAAGTATATATCCATGAACTAGATGAAGATGGATTAATTTCTAGTGAAATAAATAGGTCTAAATATCATAATAAGGGAATTGAATTTAAAGGTCATATTAGGTTGAAAGAAAAAGACATTATAAACGTTGGATCTATAAATATGGAAGTAATCCATACACCAGGTCATACACCAGGGAGCATATGCCTATATATTAAAAAAGAAAAAATAATATTTACAGGAGATACCATATTTGATACGGATATAGGTAGAATGGACTTACCAGGGGGGAGTGTAAGAGACATGGCCTATTCTTTAGATAAACTGGATAAAAGATTAAATAATGATGTTACTATTTACCCAGGTCATGACATTTCAGCCACTATGGAATATGTGAGAAAGCATAATAGAGAGTTTCTAGAGTACAAAAAATAA
- the pepT gene encoding peptidase T — protein sequence MENIIDRFLKYVEYETTSDENSDTCPSTKSQFGFGKLLKGELEYIGLTDVYMDEFGYVYGTIEANTQREVPTIGFIAHMDTSPDMSGKDVKPQIVKDYDGGQIILNEQKNIVLCPKEFPELKNYVGQDIITTDGTTLLGADDKAGIAEIVTAMEYIINTPNIKHGKIKVAFTPDEEIGRGADKFNVEKFNAKYAYTIDGGEIGELEHENFNAASAKIKINGVNVHPGTAKNKMKNAILIGMELNSMIPLNEIPATTEKYEGFYHLNDIKGSVENAEMYYIIRDHSMEKFKERKNRIEKIVNYINDKYGENTISLEMKDQYYNMREKIEPVMEVVEMAKIAMDNVGIKPNIKPIRGGTDGARLSFMGLPCPNIFTGGHNFHGKFEYIPVQSMLKAVETIVKIVQLYEENVR from the coding sequence ATGGAAAATATTATAGACAGATTTTTAAAATATGTGGAATATGAAACTACATCAGATGAAAATTCAGACACTTGCCCAAGTACTAAAAGTCAGTTTGGGTTTGGTAAACTATTAAAGGGTGAATTAGAATACATAGGTCTTACAGATGTATATATGGATGAATTTGGTTATGTATATGGAACTATAGAGGCAAATACTCAAAGGGAAGTTCCTACCATTGGATTTATTGCCCATATGGATACGAGCCCTGATATGAGTGGAAAAGATGTAAAACCTCAAATTGTTAAGGATTATGATGGTGGACAAATCATATTAAATGAACAAAAAAATATTGTATTATGTCCAAAAGAATTTCCAGAACTTAAAAATTATGTGGGACAAGATATTATAACTACAGATGGAACTACTCTTTTAGGTGCAGATGATAAGGCTGGAATAGCTGAGATAGTCACTGCTATGGAATACATAATAAATACTCCTAATATAAAACATGGAAAAATAAAAGTTGCTTTTACTCCTGACGAAGAAATTGGAAGAGGAGCAGATAAATTCAATGTGGAAAAGTTTAATGCCAAATATGCATATACAATAGATGGCGGGGAAATTGGTGAATTAGAACATGAGAATTTCAACGCTGCATCTGCAAAGATTAAGATAAATGGAGTAAATGTTCATCCTGGCACTGCAAAAAATAAAATGAAGAACGCCATCCTCATAGGTATGGAATTAAATTCCATGATACCTTTAAATGAAATACCTGCTACCACAGAAAAGTATGAAGGTTTTTATCATTTAAATGATATAAAGGGAAGCGTTGAAAATGCGGAAATGTATTATATTATAAGAGATCATAGTATGGAAAAATTCAAAGAAAGAAAGAATAGAATTGAGAAAATTGTAAACTATATTAATGACAAGTATGGTGAAAATACAATTAGTTTAGAAATGAAAGATCAATATTATAACATGAGGGAAAAAATTGAACCAGTAATGGAAGTAGTGGAGATGGCTAAAATTGCTATGGACAATGTTGGTATAAAGCCTAATATAAAACCAATAAGAGGTGGCACAGACGGAGCAAGATTATCATTTATGGGATTACCTTGCCCTAATATATTCACTGGAGGTCACAATTTTCATGGAAAGTTTGAATATATTCCCGTACAGTCCATGTTAAAAGCAGTTGAGACAATAGTAAAAATTGTCCAGCTATATGAAGAGAATGTTAGATAA
- the ypeB gene encoding germination protein YpeB encodes MKNKNVVPYVVLSGLLIISFLWGYGQYNKNRQYNIYLENQYQRMFADMVVNLEDIQSNLAKTIVSSTSNEKVMLLSDISNLSYDAQEKLCQLPVAGSQLLKTQKFLSQIGDLSKALAQKNLNGRILSTEELNVLEELHNYSNEITKELIVAQRYMEDNGVSLYGMNREINKELGATKVNTDNFAYMDERIQQYPTLIYDGPFSEHIGDRNFQVTGKEISKDMAIEKAKSFFNYRKAKVERVEDIKYMNEKSYLVVLNNNGNRISSAITKKGGHVIWMLSNEEGLKKKFSREEAIKKAKDFLDTKGIKNMATTYYMEYDNQVVVNFAYEQDKVIIYPDLIKVKISLENGNVLGYESQGYLFNHKNRDLNKEGLIGEKQAISRLSSRGVVESSRLTVIPTDAYGEKLCYELKVTYKKDTFLIYINALTGMEEKILQVIVKDDGVLVL; translated from the coding sequence ATGAAAAATAAAAATGTTGTTCCGTATGTAGTACTAAGTGGATTGTTAATAATATCTTTTTTATGGGGATATGGTCAATATAATAAAAATAGGCAATATAATATATACTTAGAAAATCAATATCAAAGAATGTTTGCAGACATGGTGGTGAATTTAGAAGATATACAGTCTAACTTGGCTAAAACTATTGTATCATCCACTTCAAATGAAAAGGTCATGTTACTGTCAGATATAAGTAATTTATCCTATGATGCTCAGGAAAAATTATGTCAATTACCAGTGGCCGGATCTCAACTATTGAAAACTCAGAAATTTTTAAGTCAAATAGGAGATTTAAGTAAAGCATTAGCTCAAAAAAATTTAAATGGAAGAATACTAAGTACGGAAGAATTAAATGTATTAGAGGAATTGCATAATTACTCTAATGAAATAACTAAAGAATTAATTGTAGCTCAAAGGTATATGGAAGATAATGGTGTAAGCTTATATGGTATGAATAGAGAGATTAATAAAGAATTAGGAGCTACTAAGGTTAATACAGATAATTTCGCTTATATGGATGAAAGAATTCAACAATATCCTACCTTAATATATGATGGACCCTTCTCAGAACATATTGGAGATAGAAACTTTCAAGTTACAGGAAAAGAAATATCTAAGGATATGGCCATAGAGAAAGCTAAATCTTTCTTTAACTACAGGAAAGCTAAAGTAGAAAGGGTAGAGGATATTAAATATATGAATGAAAAAAGTTATTTAGTAGTACTAAATAATAATGGAAATAGAATATCATCTGCTATAACAAAAAAGGGTGGACACGTAATCTGGATGCTATCTAATGAAGAAGGCTTAAAGAAAAAATTCAGCAGAGAGGAAGCTATAAAAAAAGCTAAAGATTTTTTAGATACAAAGGGAATAAAGAATATGGCCACAACTTATTATATGGAATATGATAATCAAGTCGTAGTAAACTTTGCATATGAGCAAGATAAGGTCATAATATATCCAGATTTAATAAAAGTAAAGATTTCTTTAGAAAATGGAAATGTACTAGGATATGAGAGTCAAGGATATTTGTTTAATCACAAGAATAGAGATTTAAATAAAGAAGGTTTAATAGGTGAAAAGCAGGCCATAAGTAGATTGAGTTCTAGAGGTGTGGTAGAAAGTTCTAGATTAACTGTAATTCCAACTGATGCCTATGGAGAAAAATTATGTTATGAACTTAAAGTAACTTATAAAAAAGATACCTTCTTAATATATATAAATGCATTAACAGGTATGGAAGAAAAAATATTACAAGTTATAGTAAAGGATGATGGTGTATTAGTATTATAG
- a CDS encoding transcription repressor NadR, with protein MKSQERRESLLNLLIQSKAPVTGSELAKEFKVSRQVIVQDIALLRARGIDILATSNGYVILSDNKILKVIKCKHNGIHELEDELNTIIELGGKILDVIVNHPIYGEIKTPLCIGSKFELNEFIKSVEEKKAQPLFTLTDGIHFHTIEIPNINIYNKIVDSLKNKHYLISK; from the coding sequence ATGAAATCCCAAGAAAGAAGAGAATCATTACTAAACTTGCTTATACAATCTAAGGCACCCGTTACAGGATCTGAACTTGCCAAAGAATTCAAAGTAAGTAGACAAGTTATTGTACAAGACATAGCCCTTTTACGAGCTCGTGGAATAGATATCCTTGCAACCTCAAATGGCTATGTTATATTAAGTGATAATAAAATCCTAAAGGTTATAAAATGTAAACACAACGGTATTCATGAGCTGGAAGATGAACTTAATACAATCATAGAATTAGGTGGTAAGATATTAGATGTAATCGTTAACCATCCTATTTATGGTGAAATTAAAACACCCCTTTGTATAGGTTCTAAATTTGAATTAAATGAATTCATTAAATCGGTAGAAGAAAAAAAAGCTCAGCCATTGTTTACTTTAACGGATGGAATTCATTTCCATACTATAGAAATACCTAATATAAACATATATAATAAAATAGTGGATTCTTTAAAGAATAAACATTACTTAATAAGTAAATAA
- a CDS encoding YitT family protein — protein sequence MEKTVRERVLDYVFIFIGCALMAFAITSILKPNNLVTGGITGISIIADRIIHVKYTYIYYVLSLGVLVSAFIFLGKKDGKRIIVLSLLYPIILMVFEEFNVMFIENDLILASIYYGVISGVGCGLVLKRGFSLGGTDTIAKIFHRRILPFVSMSQILLVIDTMVIAISAIVYDMNIALYAIVTQFIFVKAMDAVLFGLKSKKIKLEIVSKEYEEIIEYILNTMRRGVSTYDIKGAYTDESRVKIICICSPRDVILIKNFIAKVDPHAFLYGVSVNSVWGEGADFESLVEENI from the coding sequence ATGGAAAAAACAGTAAGAGAGAGAGTACTTGATTATGTTTTTATTTTCATTGGATGTGCCTTAATGGCTTTTGCCATAACGTCCATATTAAAACCTAACAATTTAGTTACAGGTGGTATTACGGGAATATCAATTATAGCAGATCGAATAATTCACGTTAAGTATACCTATATTTATTATGTGCTATCCCTAGGAGTATTAGTCAGTGCATTTATATTTTTGGGAAAGAAAGATGGCAAGAGAATAATTGTTTTATCTTTGTTATATCCAATAATATTAATGGTATTTGAAGAATTTAATGTTATGTTTATAGAAAATGATTTAATACTAGCATCAATATACTATGGTGTCATATCTGGAGTAGGATGTGGGCTCGTTTTAAAGAGAGGATTCTCATTAGGAGGAACAGATACTATAGCTAAAATCTTCCATAGGAGAATACTACCCTTTGTTAGTATGAGTCAAATACTATTAGTAATAGATACTATGGTTATAGCCATATCAGCCATAGTGTATGATATGAATATTGCCCTTTATGCCATAGTAACTCAGTTCATATTTGTAAAGGCAATGGATGCTGTATTATTTGGTTTAAAGTCGAAAAAAATTAAGCTTGAAATAGTAAGTAAAGAATATGAGGAAATAATAGAATATATTTTAAATACAATGCGAAGGGGCGTAAGCACATATGATATAAAGGGTGCTTATACGGACGAAAGTAGAGTAAAGATAATATGTATATGTAGCCCACGTGATGTAATATTGATAAAGAATTTTATAGCTAAAGTTGACCCACACGCCTTTTTATACGGGGTTTCAGTAAATTCTGTATGGGGCGAAGGTGCGGATTTTGAGTCTTTAGTAGAAGAAAATATATAA
- a CDS encoding polynucleotide phosphorylase, with protein MNKEYLNSLSVLNYADLTEEQLSVIQNFEKEFNSKFKTENNATFFMIMQQ; from the coding sequence ATGAATAAAGAATATTTAAATTCACTTTCTGTATTAAACTATGCAGATTTAACTGAGGAACAATTATCTGTAATCCAAAATTTCGAAAAAGAATTTAACTCAAAATTTAAAACCGAAAACAACGCTACATTTTTTATGATTATGCAGCAATAA
- a CDS encoding FprA family A-type flavoprotein has protein sequence MSIKEIKKGIYWVGAVDWNIRNFHGPSFHTHKGTSYNSYLIMDEKITLVDIVDNHFSDRLIENIKKIVDPSKIDYVVINHVEPDHSGSFPEIMEYIPNAKVFCSAKGKDAMMHHYFGEYEYEIVKTGDVISLGEKSIKFIEAPLLHWPDSMFSYIEEEKLLLPNDAFGQHIASTKLFDDEHDLPELMAEAKKYYANILMPMGQNVVRKIKEIMDMGLEIDMIAPSHGIIWRTNPEKIVEEYLKWGNFQSEKKAVIVYETMWNSTEKMAKALLDGLVSEGVEVKLYKASISDANDIMTDILDASALLIGSSTINNTMIPDMAYVLEELVGLRPKKKVGLAFGSYGWGKGAVRNIEEKMTKIQVELIREGIEVKYVPTDEDLKMCYDAGVELGKELV, from the coding sequence ATGTCAATAAAGGAAATAAAAAAAGGTATATATTGGGTTGGTGCAGTAGATTGGAATATTAGAAATTTCCATGGACCATCCTTTCATACCCATAAGGGGACAAGCTATAACTCTTACTTAATAATGGATGAAAAAATTACGTTAGTAGACATAGTTGACAATCACTTTTCAGATAGGTTAATAGAAAATATAAAGAAAATAGTAGATCCCTCCAAAATTGATTATGTGGTAATAAATCATGTGGAGCCGGATCATTCTGGAAGTTTCCCAGAAATAATGGAGTACATACCTAATGCAAAGGTATTTTGTTCAGCAAAGGGAAAAGATGCTATGATGCATCATTATTTTGGAGAATATGAGTATGAAATAGTTAAAACTGGAGATGTAATTTCACTAGGAGAAAAGAGTATAAAATTTATTGAGGCACCACTACTTCATTGGCCTGATAGTATGTTCTCTTACATAGAAGAAGAAAAATTACTTTTACCAAATGATGCTTTTGGCCAACATATAGCCAGCACTAAACTATTTGATGATGAGCATGATTTGCCAGAATTAATGGCTGAGGCAAAGAAATATTATGCTAATATATTAATGCCTATGGGTCAAAATGTGGTAAGAAAGATAAAAGAAATAATGGATATGGGATTAGAAATAGATATGATAGCCCCAAGTCATGGGATCATATGGAGAACTAATCCAGAGAAGATAGTAGAAGAATACTTAAAATGGGGTAATTTCCAGTCAGAGAAAAAAGCTGTTATAGTATATGAAACTATGTGGAACAGTACAGAAAAAATGGCCAAGGCCTTACTAGATGGTTTAGTAAGTGAAGGTGTAGAAGTAAAACTTTATAAGGCATCCATTAGCGATGCAAATGACATAATGACAGATATATTAGATGCTAGTGCCCTATTAATAGGTTCATCTACTATAAATAATACTATGATTCCAGATATGGCCTATGTGTTAGAGGAATTAGTAGGGCTTAGACCAAAGAAAAAAGTAGGACTAGCCTTTGGTTCTTATGGTTGGGGAAAAGGTGCAGTTAGAAACATAGAAGAAAAAATGACTAAAATACAAGTAGAGTTAATAAGGGAAGGTATTGAAGTTAAATACGTACCTACAGATGAAGATTTAAAAATGTGCTATGATGCAGGGGTAGAACTAGGAAAGGAATTAGTATAA
- a CDS encoding NHL repeat-containing protein — MLLIISFILCVTTTVHSQDRFVQIFPQKIRESMKLEHMNKIVADGKGNIYVATTEDTIYKIYEDRRIEVLGKRGTKIGEFIDIGDMAIDKNNNLYIADSKNYRIQVMNQYGNFKVHKKFDTEKEGYIFAKGMTIDDEGNIYMADTQNHRIRKIDMDKRVHTYGKYGSKSGNLKDPNDVVYTNEKVYISDMNNNRIQEMNLNGSIYDIKGNKKIEKDLHMPISVEADNKGNIYVLDNFINNIIKLTNKGEIERIPTNMDFPTDMYIDRKDNIYIVSDKTITIIYENGEREIIGEKQDTHNKISKPKGITVDKFGSLYISETWTNNLYKVKRNGEVQVFDGDSIKIGKISGVELDEKGNLYFIDKDNCQIRKVSVKGRSRVIGGLGTEKGKFIFPEGIHIDKDGNIYVADTQNNRIQKIDIKGKVTVWGEEGIEKGQFRLPSDVAVDENGNIYVADTLNNRIQKINTDGTIDVIGEYGQELGQFSGPKAVEVDKYGNIYVADTLNNRIQRIDPYGNVGSWGEYGELEGQFNYPSSIGIDVDGNIYVCDLENDRIQYLYLNGE, encoded by the coding sequence ATGTTGCTGATAATTAGTTTCATTTTGTGCGTAACTACAACTGTTCATAGCCAGGATAGGTTTGTTCAAATATTTCCACAAAAGATAAGGGAATCTATGAAATTAGAGCATATGAATAAAATAGTGGCAGATGGTAAAGGTAATATTTATGTGGCTACAACGGAGGATACTATATATAAGATATATGAAGATAGAAGAATAGAAGTCCTAGGGAAAAGGGGTACAAAAATTGGTGAATTTATTGATATAGGAGATATGGCAATTGATAAAAATAATAATTTGTACATAGCAGATTCCAAAAACTATAGGATACAGGTAATGAACCAATACGGAAATTTTAAAGTGCATAAGAAGTTTGATACGGAGAAGGAAGGATATATATTTGCAAAGGGAATGACTATAGATGATGAAGGAAATATCTATATGGCAGATACTCAAAATCATAGGATTAGAAAAATAGATATGGATAAAAGGGTACATACCTACGGTAAATATGGATCTAAATCAGGCAATTTAAAAGACCCTAATGATGTGGTCTATACGAATGAAAAAGTATACATAAGTGATATGAATAATAATAGGATTCAAGAGATGAACTTAAATGGATCTATATATGATATAAAAGGCAATAAGAAAATAGAGAAGGACTTACATATGCCCATATCAGTAGAAGCAGATAATAAAGGTAATATATATGTATTAGATAATTTTATAAATAATATTATAAAGTTAACCAATAAGGGTGAGATTGAGAGAATTCCAACTAATATGGATTTCCCAACGGATATGTATATTGATAGGAAGGACAACATATATATTGTCTCAGATAAAACTATAACAATAATATATGAAAATGGAGAGAGGGAAATAATAGGGGAGAAACAGGATACTCATAATAAAATAAGTAAGCCTAAAGGAATTACAGTAGACAAATTTGGTAGTTTATATATATCAGAGACTTGGACAAATAATTTATATAAGGTAAAGAGAAATGGAGAAGTACAAGTTTTCGACGGTGATTCTATTAAAATAGGAAAAATATCAGGTGTAGAATTAGATGAAAAGGGAAACTTATATTTCATAGATAAGGATAATTGCCAGATAAGAAAGGTTAGTGTAAAGGGAAGAAGCAGAGTAATAGGAGGTCTTGGAACGGAAAAGGGCAAATTTATATTTCCAGAGGGAATTCATATAGACAAGGATGGAAATATATACGTGGCAGACACTCAAAATAATAGAATTCAAAAGATTGACATTAAAGGTAAGGTCACCGTGTGGGGGGAAGAAGGCATAGAAAAAGGTCAATTTAGACTTCCATCTGATGTGGCAGTAGATGAAAATGGGAATATATATGTGGCGGATACTTTAAATAATAGAATCCAAAAGATAAATACAGATGGTACCATAGATGTAATTGGAGAATATGGTCAAGAACTAGGACAATTTAGTGGACCTAAAGCCGTTGAAGTAGATAAATATGGAAACATATATGTGGCAGATACCTTAAATAATAGAATTCAAAGGATAGATCCCTATGGAAATGTAGGATCCTGGGGAGAGTATGGAGAATTAGAGGGACAGTTCAATTATCCATCTTCAATAGGAATTGATGTGGATGGAAATATATACGTTTGTGATTTGGAAAATGACAGAATTCAGTACTTATATTTGAATGGAGAGTAA
- a CDS encoding CapA family protein, with product MFKRILGIILLIIFITPNFSYGEEKFVINFMGDCTLGYDTNFSYYNSFPHMLDRVNNDYGYFFKNVEDILDKDNLSIVNLEGTFTESKKRAQKKFCFKGKDEYVDILKRASIEVVNLSNNHTYDFGRVGFEDTVKVLNDNGITYYGNDYIASCYKDEVSIGILGYKGWSLNIKNQMIEDVKSLKRENDIVIVTFHWGNEGTNYPNKIQKELGRLAIDNGADIVVGHHPHVIQGIERYKDRYIVYSLGNFVFGGNRNPRDKDTFIFQSIFTIKDKKLYCDGKIIPCRISSTDEYNDYCPVIAKGHEKDRILNRIFKYSESLEYGIKRDFIGN from the coding sequence GTGTTTAAACGAATACTTGGCATAATTCTATTAATAATATTCATTACCCCTAACTTTTCATATGGAGAAGAAAAATTTGTTATTAATTTTATGGGAGATTGTACCTTAGGTTATGATACAAATTTTTCATACTATAACTCTTTTCCCCACATGTTAGATAGGGTAAATAATGATTATGGTTATTTTTTCAAGAATGTAGAGGACATATTAGATAAGGACAACTTATCTATAGTAAACCTAGAAGGAACCTTTACAGAGAGTAAAAAGAGAGCACAAAAGAAGTTTTGTTTTAAAGGAAAGGATGAATATGTGGACATATTAAAACGGGCAAGTATTGAGGTTGTTAATTTATCGAATAATCATACCTATGATTTTGGAAGGGTAGGATTTGAAGATACGGTAAAAGTATTAAATGATAATGGAATAACTTATTATGGGAATGATTATATAGCTAGTTGTTACAAAGATGAAGTAAGTATAGGAATTTTAGGATATAAGGGTTGGTCTTTAAATATAAAAAATCAGATGATAGAAGATGTAAAATCTTTAAAGAGGGAAAATGACATTGTAATAGTGACTTTTCACTGGGGAAATGAGGGGACTAATTACCCAAATAAAATACAAAAAGAACTGGGAAGGTTAGCAATAGATAATGGAGCTGACATTGTGGTGGGACATCACCCCCATGTTATTCAAGGTATAGAAAGGTACAAGGATCGATATATTGTATATAGCCTAGGAAACTTTGTATTTGGAGGAAATAGAAATCCAAGGGATAAGGATACTTTTATATTTCAAAGTATTTTTACCATAAAAGATAAGAAATTATATTGTGATGGAAAGATAATTCCTTGTAGAATATCATCTACAGATGAATATAATGATTATTGTCCAGTGATAGCTAAAGGACATGAAAAGGATAGGATATTAAATAGGATATTTAAATATAGTGAATCTCTAGAGTATGGTATAAAGAGGGATTTCATTGGAAATTAA
- a CDS encoding PTS transporter subunit IIC has product MKMKLRDYITKVLNGMALGLFSSLIIGLILKQIGTFTNLYPLVLGGKISQYMMGPAIGAGVAYSLNASPLGIFSCIITGAIGANTVTFTDSVPVLHIGEPVGALIASLVSAEISKLVSGKTKLDIIVIPLTTIISGTIIATTIAPVISRSMTYLGYFINTLTELHPLPMGLLVAVFMGIILTLPISSAALSISLGLSGLAAGAATVGCACQMVGFAISSYRENKVGGLISQGLGTSMLQVPNIIKNPWIWLPQIIASAILGPLSTMVFKMTNNKIGAGMGTSGLVGQFATLDTMGEGSLYGIGILHFILPALICFFISEYMRKTGLIKFGDMKL; this is encoded by the coding sequence ATGAAAATGAAATTAAGAGATTACATAACAAAAGTTTTAAACGGAATGGCTTTAGGTTTATTCTCCTCCCTCATAATTGGCCTTATATTAAAACAAATAGGTACCTTTACAAATTTATATCCTTTAGTTTTAGGCGGTAAAATTAGCCAGTATATGATGGGACCTGCCATAGGAGCAGGAGTAGCCTATAGTTTAAATGCGTCCCCCTTAGGCATTTTTTCTTGTATAATAACTGGGGCCATAGGAGCTAATACAGTTACCTTTACTGATTCGGTACCTGTTTTACACATAGGTGAACCAGTAGGTGCTTTAATAGCATCTTTAGTAAGTGCTGAGATTTCTAAATTAGTAAGTGGGAAAACTAAGCTAGATATAATTGTTATTCCACTTACTACCATTATATCGGGCACTATTATAGCTACCACAATAGCTCCTGTTATTTCTAGATCCATGACATATCTAGGATATTTTATAAACACCTTAACAGAGCTTCATCCATTACCAATGGGCCTATTAGTAGCAGTTTTTATGGGCATAATACTCACCTTACCTATAAGTAGTGCTGCTTTGTCTATTTCACTTGGTTTAAGTGGCCTAGCAGCTGGAGCAGCCACCGTTGGTTGTGCATGTCAAATGGTAGGTTTCGCCATTTCTAGTTACAGAGAAAATAAGGTTGGAGGTTTAATCTCCCAAGGACTAGGCACTTCCATGTTACAAGTTCCTAATATAATTAAAAATCCTTGGATATGGCTTCCTCAAATAATTGCATCAGCTATTTTAGGACCCTTATCTACCATGGTATTTAAAATGACTAACAATAAGATAGGAGCTGGTATGGGAACAAGTGGATTAGTTGGCCAGTTTGCCACACTAGACACAATGGGAGAAGGTAGTTTATATGGAATCGGAATCCTTCATTTTATATTACCTGCCCTAATATGCTTTTTTATATCTGAGTATATGAGAAAAACAGGTTTAATAAAATTTGGAGATATGAAACTATAG